Proteins encoded by one window of Nomascus leucogenys isolate Asia chromosome 19, Asia_NLE_v1, whole genome shotgun sequence:
- the GUCY2D gene encoding retinal guanylyl cyclase 1, with protein sequence MTACARRAGGLPDPGLCGPTRWAPALPCLPRALPWLPLLLLLLLLQPPALSAVFTVGVLGPWACDPIFSRARPDLAARLAAARLNRDPGLAGGPRFEVALLPEPCRTPGSLGAVSSALARVSGLVGPVNPAACRPAELLAEEAGIALVPWGCPWTQAEGTTAPAVTPAADALYALLRAFGWARVALVTAPQDLWVEAGRSLSTALRARGLPVASVTSMEPLDLSGAREALRKVRDGPRVTAVIMVMHSVLLGGEEQRYLLEAAEELGLTDGSLVFLPFDTIHYALSPGPEALGALANSSQLRRAHDAVLTLTRHCPSEGSVLDSLRRAQENRELPSDLNLQQVSPLFGTIYDAVFLLARGVAEARAAAGGRWVSGATVARHIRDAQVPGFCGDLGGDEEPPFVLLDTDAAGDRLFATYMLDPARGSFLSAGTRMHFPRGGSAPGPDPSCWFDPNNICGGGLEPGLVFLGFLLVVGMGLAGAFLAHYVRHQLLHIQMVSGPNKIILTVDDITFLHPHGGTSRKVAQGSRSSLAARSMSDIRSGPSQPLDSPNVGVYEGDRVWLKKFPGDQHIAIRPATKTAFSKLQELRHENVALYLGLFLARGAEGPAALWEGNLAVVSEHCTRGSLQDLLAQREIKLDWMFKSSLLLDLIKGIRYLHHRGVAHGRLKSRNCIVDGRFVLKITDHGHGRLLEAQKVLPEPPRAEDQLWTAPELLRDPALERRGTLAGDVFSLAIIMQEVVCRSAPYAMLELTPEEVVQKVRSPPPLCRPLVSMDQAPVECIHLMKQCWAEQPELRPSMDHTFDLFKNINKGRKTNIIDSMLRMLEQYSSNLEDLIRERTEELELEKQKTDRLLTQMLPPSVAEALKTGTPVEPEYFEQVTLYFSDIVGFTTISAMSEPIEVVDLLNDLYTLFDAIIGSHDVYKVETIGDAYMVASGLPQRNGQRHAAEIANMSLDILSAVGTFRMRHMPEVPVRIRIGLHSGPCVAGVVGLTMPRYCLFGDTVNTASRMESTGLPYRIHVNLSTVGILRALDSGYQVELRGRTELKGKGAEDTFWLVGRRGFNKPIPKPPDLQPGSSNHGISLQEIPPERRRKLEKARPGQFS encoded by the exons ATGACCGCCTGTGCCCGCCGAGCGGGTGGGCTTCCGGACCCCGGGCTCTGCGGCCCCACGCGGTGGGCTccggccctgccctgcctcccccgggccctgccctggctcccgctcctgctgctcctgctcctgctgcagCCCCCCGCCCTGTCTGCCGTGTTCACGGTGGGGGTCCTGGGCCCCTGGGCTTGCGACCCCATCTTCTCCCGGGCCCGCCCGGACCTGGCCGCCCGCCTGGCCGCCGCCCGCCTGAACCGCGACCCCGGCCTGGCAGGCGGTCCCCGCTTCGAGGTAGCGCTGCTGCCCGAGCCGTGCCGGACGCCGGGCTCGCTGGGGGCCGTGTCCTCCGCGCTGGCCCGCGTGTCGGGCCTCGTGGGTCCGGTGAACCCTGCGGCCTGCCGGCCAGCCGAGCTGCTCGCCGAAGAAGCCGGGATCGCGCTGGTGCCCTGGGGCTGCCCCTGGACGCAGGCGGAGGGCACCACGGCCCCTGCCGTGACCCCCGCCGCGGATGCCCTCTACGCCCTGCTTCGCGCATTCGGCTGGGCGCGCGTGGCCCTGGTCACCGCCCCCCAGGACCTGTGGGTGGAGGCGGGACGCTCACTATCCACGGCACTCAGGGCCCGGGGCCTGCCCGTCGCCTCCGTGACTTCCATGGAGCCCTTGGACCTGTCTGGAGCCCGGGAGGCCCTGAGGAAGGTTCGGGACGGGCCCAGGGTCACAG CAGTGATCATGGTGATGCACTCGGTGCTGCTGGGTGGCGAGGAGCAGCGCTACCTCCTGGAGGCCGCAGAGGAGCTGGGCCTGACCGATGGCTCCCTGGTCTTCCTGCCCTTCGACACGATCCACTACGCCTTGTCCCCAGGCCCGGAGGCCTTGGGCGCACTCGCCAACAGCTCCCAGCTTCGCAGGGCCCATGATGCCGTGCTCACCCTCACGCGCCACTGTCCCTCTGAAGGCAGCGTGCTGGACAGCCTGCGCAGGGCCCAAGAGAACCGCGAGCTGCCCTCTGACCTCAATCTGCAGCAG GTCTCCCCACTCTTTGGCACCATCTACGACGCGGTCTTCTTGCTGGCAAGGGGCGTGGCAGAAGCGCGGGCTGCCGCGGGTGGCAGATGGGTGTCAGGAGCAACTGTGGCCCGCCACATCCGAGATGCGCAGGTCCCTGGCTTCTGCGGGGACCTAGGAGGAGACGAGGAGCCCCCATTCGTGCTGCTAGACACGGATGCGGCGGGAGACCGGCTTTTTGCCACATACATGCTGGATCCTGCCCGGGGCTCCTTCCTCTCAGCCGGTACCCGGATGCACTTCCCGCGTGGAGGATCAGCACCCGGGCCAGACCCCTCGTGCTGGTTCGATCCAAACAACATCTGCGGTGGAG GACTGGAGCCGGGCCTCGTCTTTCTTGGCTTCCTCCTGGTGGTTGGGATGGGGCTGGCTGGGGCCTTCCTGGCCCATTATGTGAG GCACCAGCTACTTCACATTCAAATGGTCTCCGGCCCCAACAAGATCATCCTGACTGTGGACGACATCACCTTTCTCCACCCACATGGGGGCACCTCTCGAAAG GTGGCCCAGGGGAGTCGATCAAGTCTGGCTGCCCGCAGCATGTCAGACATTCGCAGTGGCCCCAGCCAACCCTTGGACAGCCCCAACGTTGGTGTCTATGAG GGAGACAGGGTTTGGCTGAAGAAATTCCCAGGGGATCAGCACATAGCTATCCGCCCAGCAACCAAGACGGCCTTCTCCAAG CTCCAGGAGCTCCGGCATGAGAACGTGGCCCTCTACCTCGGGCTCTTCCTGGCTCGGGGAGCAGAAGGCCCTGCGGCCCTCTGGGAGGGCAACCTGGCTGTGGTCTCAGAGCACTGCACGCGGGGCTCTCTTCAGGACCTCCTCGCTCAGAGAGAAATAAAGCTGGACTGGATGTTCAAGTCTTCCCTCCTGCTGGACCTTATCAAG GGAATAAGGTATCTGCACCATCGAGGCGTAGCTCATGGGCGGCTGAAGTCACGAAACTGCATAGTAGATGGCAGATTCGTACTCAAGATCACTGACCACGGCCACGGGAGACTGCTGGAAGCGCAGAAGGTGCTGCCGGAGCCTCCCAGAGCGGAGG acCAGCTGTGGACAGCCCCGGAGCTGCTTAGGGACCCGGCCCTGGAGCGCCGGGGAACGCTGGCCGGCGACGTCTTTAGCTTGGCCATCATCATGCAAGAAGTAGTGTGCCGCAGTGCCCCTTACGCCATGCTGGAGCTCACTCCCGAGG AAGTGGTGCAGAAGGTGCGGAGCCCCCCTCCACTGTGTCGGCCCTTGGTGTCCATGGACCAGGCACCTGTCGAGTGTATCCACCTGATGAAGCAGTGCTGGGCAGAGCAGCCGGAACTTCGGCCCTCCATGGACCACACCTTCGACCTG TTCAAGAACATCAACAAGGGCCGGAAGACGAACATCATTGACTCGATGCTCCGGATGCTGGAGCAGTACTCTAGTAACCTGGAGGATCTGATCCGGGAGCGCACGGAGGAGCTGGAGCTGGAAAAGCAGAAGACAGACCGGCTGCTTACACAGATGCTGCCTCC GTCCGTGGCTGAGGCCTTGAAAACGGGGACACCAGTGGAGCCCGAGTACTTTGAGCAAGTGACCCTGTACTTCAGTGACATTGTGGGcttcaccacaatctctgccatGAGTGAGCCCATTGAGGTTGTGGACCTGCTCAACGATCTCTACACACTCTTTGATGCCATCATTGGTTCCCACGATGTCTACAAG GTAGAGACAATAGGGGACGCCTATATGGTGGCCTCGGGGCTGCCCCAGCGGAATGGGCAGCGACACGCGGCAGAGATCGCCAACATGTCACTGGACATCCTCAGTGCCGTGGGCACTTTCCGCATGCGCCATATGCCTGAGGTTCCCGTGCGCATCCGCATAGGCCTGCACTCGG GTCCATGCGTGGCAGGCGTGGTGGGCCTCACCATGCCGCGGTACTGCCTGTTTGGGGACACGGTCAACACCGCCTCGCGCATGGAGTCCACCGGGCTGC CTTACCGCATCCACGTGAACTTAAGCACCGTGGGGATTCTCCGTGCTCTGGACTCGGGCTACCAGGTGGAGCTGCGAGGCCGCACGGAGCTGAAG GGCAAGGGCGCCGAGGACACTTTCTGGCTAGTGGGCAGACGCGGCTTCAACAAGCCCATCCCCAAACCGCCTGACCTGCAACCGGG GTCCAGCAACCACGGCATCAGCCTGCAGGAGATCCCACCAGAGCGGCGACGGAAGCTGGAGAAGGCGCGGCCGGGCCAGTTCTCTTGA